Proteins from one Arthrobacter sp. Soc17.1.1.1 genomic window:
- the pheA gene encoding prephenate dehydratase, with protein sequence MGPEGTFTEAALLQVPGAGSARRVPASTVGAALDAVRKGSVDAAMVPIENSVEGGVSATLDAIAVGDPLRILREELVPITFVLAARPGAALGAVRRIATHGHAWAQCRTWVDINIPDAEYFPASSTAAAAYGLVGGPGGAAEGDAPAAGGYDAAICSPLVAERLGLAVLAADIGDVSDAVTRFILVGRPDALPPRTGSDKTTLVIPLPEDRPGALMQILDQFAARGVNLSRIESRPTGQFLGDYFFSVDADGHVEDARIADALKGLHRISPGIRFLGSYPRADRRSPAVERHTSDGAFGAADAWLATILRPAADAAPPGAEAQ encoded by the coding sequence CTGGGCCCGGAGGGCACCTTCACGGAAGCCGCCCTGCTGCAGGTGCCGGGCGCCGGATCCGCCCGCCGTGTCCCGGCGTCGACCGTGGGCGCGGCCCTCGACGCCGTGCGGAAGGGATCGGTCGACGCCGCGATGGTGCCGATCGAGAACTCGGTGGAGGGCGGTGTGAGCGCCACGCTCGACGCCATCGCCGTGGGCGATCCGCTGCGGATCCTCCGCGAGGAACTCGTCCCCATCACGTTCGTGCTCGCGGCCCGGCCCGGGGCCGCCCTGGGTGCGGTCCGCCGCATCGCCACCCACGGCCACGCCTGGGCGCAGTGCCGCACCTGGGTGGACATTAACATACCGGATGCGGAATACTTCCCGGCGTCCTCGACCGCCGCCGCCGCGTACGGCCTCGTCGGGGGTCCCGGTGGTGCGGCCGAGGGCGATGCGCCGGCCGCCGGCGGATACGATGCGGCGATCTGCTCCCCGCTCGTGGCCGAACGCCTCGGCCTCGCGGTCCTCGCGGCGGACATCGGGGACGTCTCGGACGCCGTCACACGGTTCATCCTCGTCGGTCGGCCGGATGCGCTTCCGCCGCGCACCGGCTCGGACAAGACCACCCTCGTGATCCCCCTGCCCGAGGACCGCCCGGGCGCCCTGATGCAGATCCTGGACCAGTTCGCCGCGCGGGGCGTGAACCTCAGCCGGATCGAGTCGCGGCCCACGGGCCAGTTCCTCGGCGACTACTTCTTCAGCGTGGACGCCGACGGCCACGTGGAGGACGCCCGCATCGCCGACGCCCTCAAGGGGCTGCACCGCATCAGCCCCGGGATCCGGTTCCTCGGGTCGTACCCGCGCGCGGACCGCCGATCGCCCGCCGTCGAACGCCATACCTCCGACGGCGCCTTCGGTGCCGCGGACGCCTGGCTCGCCACCATCCTCCGCCCCGCGGCGGACGCGGCACCGCCGGGAGCCGAAGCACAGTAG
- a CDS encoding aldehyde dehydrogenase family protein, giving the protein MGAARLLAAQRRYFGSGATRPAAWRRGQLDALLRLLRDREEDLTRALAQDLGKSSTEAFLSEIAVVRAEAGHALKHLDRWMAPERIPVPGGLRPARAWTQARPLGSVLIIGPWNYPMQLVLAPLVGALAAGNTAVLKPSELAASTSRVLARLVPQFLDPEAVAVVEGGPETTTDLLAQPFNHVFYTGGERVGKIVMRAAAEHLTPVTLELGGKSPAVVVGGDLRVAARRIAYGKFMNAAQTCVAPDYVLTTPDAAPVLAEALADAVREFYGSDPRASADYGRIINEHHFDRLVGLLSDGTVVSGGRHERAGRYLEPTVLRDVDPASALMQEEIFGPLLPILEVQDLDEAIGFIGARPHPLAAYLFSDRDEDLRAFTDGVQAGGLAHNVCTVQLAVPGLPFGGVGASGTGSYHGRQSFTTFSHLQSVFSKPSGLDTLRLAYPPFGPFKRRLLRRLL; this is encoded by the coding sequence ATGGGCGCAGCGCGGCTCCTGGCCGCCCAGCGCCGCTACTTCGGATCCGGGGCCACGCGACCCGCCGCCTGGCGCCGCGGGCAACTGGACGCGCTCCTCCGGCTGCTCCGCGACCGGGAGGAGGACCTGACCCGCGCCCTCGCCCAGGATCTCGGCAAGAGCAGCACGGAGGCGTTCCTCTCGGAGATCGCCGTCGTCCGGGCCGAAGCCGGGCACGCCCTGAAGCATCTCGACCGGTGGATGGCGCCGGAGAGGATCCCGGTGCCCGGCGGCCTCCGCCCGGCCAGGGCCTGGACGCAGGCGCGCCCTCTCGGCTCCGTCCTCATCATCGGTCCCTGGAACTACCCGATGCAGCTCGTCCTGGCCCCGCTCGTGGGGGCACTCGCGGCAGGCAACACGGCCGTCCTGAAGCCCAGCGAACTCGCCGCCTCGACGTCCCGCGTGCTCGCCCGCCTCGTCCCGCAGTTCCTCGACCCCGAGGCGGTGGCCGTCGTCGAAGGCGGCCCCGAGACGACCACGGACCTGCTGGCGCAGCCGTTCAACCACGTCTTCTACACCGGCGGGGAACGCGTGGGGAAGATCGTGATGAGGGCGGCCGCCGAGCACCTCACGCCCGTGACGCTGGAACTGGGCGGGAAGTCGCCCGCCGTCGTCGTGGGCGGTGACCTGCGGGTCGCCGCGCGGCGGATCGCCTACGGCAAGTTCATGAACGCGGCCCAGACCTGCGTGGCCCCCGACTACGTCCTCACGACGCCGGACGCCGCTCCCGTCCTGGCCGAGGCGCTCGCGGACGCCGTCCGGGAGTTCTACGGCAGTGACCCCAGGGCCTCCGCCGACTACGGGCGCATCATCAACGAGCACCACTTCGACCGCCTCGTGGGGCTCCTGTCCGACGGCACCGTCGTGTCCGGAGGGCGGCACGAGCGGGCCGGGCGCTACCTCGAACCGACCGTCCTGCGCGATGTGGATCCGGCCTCCGCGCTCATGCAGGAGGAGATCTTCGGCCCGCTGCTGCCCATCCTCGAGGTGCAGGACCTGGACGAGGCGATCGGCTTCATCGGCGCACGGCCGCATCCCCTCGCCGCCTACCTGTTCAGCGACCGCGACGAGGACCTGCGCGCCTTCACGGACGGTGTCCAGGCGGGCGGGCTGGCGCACAACGTCTGCACGGTCCAGCTCGCGGTCCCCGGGCTGCCGTTCGGCGGCGTGGGCGCGAGCGGCACCGGCAGCTACCACGGCCGCCAGTCCTTCACGACGTTCAGCCACCTGCAGTCCGTGTTCTCCAAGCCCTCCGGACTCGACACGCTGCGTCTCGCGTACCCGCCCTTCGGGCCCTTCAAGAGGAGGCTGCTGCGCAGGCTCCTCTGA
- the pgm gene encoding phosphoglucomutase (alpha-D-glucose-1,6-bisphosphate-dependent) produces the protein MANRAGTVALPSDLVDVTKLLDAYFDVEPDLGDPAQRVAFGTSGHRGSSLKSSFNEGHIAAITQAIVEYRAGQGITGPLFMGKDTHALSEPAQNTALEVLAANRVTVLVDARGAYTPTPAVSHAILTYNAVKVEQADGIVITPSHNPPGDGGFKYNPPHGGPADSDATNWIANRANELLEGGLRDVRRMPIAQARTAEGIGSYDFLQNYVDDLPSVLDLDAIRSANVHIGADPMGGASVDYWGAIGERHNLNLTVVNPTVDPQWAFMTLDWDEKIRMDCSSPSAMASLIGRATEFDIATGNDADADRHGIVTPDAGLMNPNHYLAVAIQYLYAHRPNWRADAVIGKTLVSSSIIDRVALDLGRVLQEVPVGFKWFVPGLLTGDLAFGGEESAGASFLRHDGTPWSTDKDGILLALLASEITAVTGKTPSQHYAGLTERFGAPVYARIDAAATREQKAALGRLSPSDVTATTLAGEEITARLTEAPGNGAPVGGLKVTTENAWFAARPSGTEDVYKIYAESFRGEEHLKQVQAEAKALVDGVIS, from the coding sequence ATGGCTAACCGAGCGGGCACAGTGGCCCTCCCCAGCGACCTCGTCGACGTGACCAAACTGCTCGACGCGTACTTCGACGTCGAACCCGACCTGGGGGACCCCGCGCAGCGCGTGGCCTTCGGGACCTCCGGGCACCGCGGTTCGTCGCTCAAGTCCTCCTTCAACGAAGGGCACATCGCGGCGATCACGCAGGCCATCGTCGAGTACCGCGCCGGGCAGGGCATCACCGGCCCGCTGTTCATGGGCAAGGACACGCACGCCCTCTCCGAGCCGGCGCAGAACACGGCCCTCGAGGTGCTGGCGGCCAACAGGGTGACGGTCCTCGTCGACGCCCGGGGCGCGTATACGCCCACCCCCGCCGTGTCGCACGCGATCCTCACGTACAACGCCGTCAAGGTCGAGCAGGCCGACGGCATCGTGATCACACCCTCGCACAACCCCCCGGGCGACGGCGGCTTCAAGTACAACCCGCCGCACGGCGGCCCCGCCGACTCGGACGCCACGAACTGGATCGCGAACCGCGCCAACGAACTGCTCGAGGGCGGACTCCGCGACGTCCGGCGCATGCCGATCGCTCAGGCCCGCACGGCAGAGGGGATCGGCTCCTACGACTTCCTCCAGAACTACGTCGACGACCTCCCGTCCGTGCTGGACCTCGACGCCATCCGCTCCGCGAACGTGCACATCGGCGCGGATCCGATGGGCGGCGCCTCGGTGGACTACTGGGGTGCCATCGGGGAGCGCCACAACCTGAACCTCACCGTGGTCAACCCAACGGTCGACCCGCAGTGGGCCTTCATGACGCTCGACTGGGACGAGAAGATCCGCATGGACTGCTCCTCGCCGTCGGCCATGGCGTCGCTGATCGGGCGGGCCACGGAGTTCGACATCGCGACGGGCAATGACGCCGACGCGGACCGCCACGGCATCGTCACCCCCGACGCCGGCCTGATGAACCCGAACCACTATCTCGCCGTCGCGATCCAGTACCTCTACGCGCACCGCCCGAACTGGCGCGCCGACGCCGTGATCGGCAAGACCCTCGTGTCGTCGTCGATCATCGACCGCGTCGCCCTCGACCTCGGTCGCGTACTGCAGGAGGTCCCCGTGGGCTTCAAGTGGTTCGTCCCCGGCCTGCTGACCGGCGACCTCGCCTTCGGCGGCGAGGAGTCCGCCGGCGCCTCCTTCCTGCGCCACGACGGCACCCCCTGGAGCACGGACAAGGACGGCATCCTGCTGGCCCTCCTGGCCTCGGAGATCACCGCCGTGACCGGGAAGACCCCGTCGCAGCACTACGCCGGCCTGACGGAGCGCTTCGGCGCCCCGGTCTACGCCCGGATCGACGCCGCGGCCACACGGGAGCAGAAGGCGGCGCTGGGCAGGCTCTCGCCGTCGGACGTCACCGCGACGACCCTCGCGGGCGAGGAGATCACCGCGCGGCTGACGGAGGCCCCCGGCAACGGCGCGCCCGTGGGAGGCCTCAAGGTCACCACCGAGAACGCCTGGTTCGCCGCGCGTCCCTCGGGCACGGAGGACGTGTACAAGATCTACGCGGAATCGTTCCGCGGCGAGGAGCACCTGAAGCAGGTGCAGGCAGAGGCGAAGGCCCTCGTGGACGGCGTCATCAGCTGA
- a CDS encoding diacylglycerol/lipid kinase family protein, with amino-acid sequence MRRKLLAGTAAASAAVASIQSYWSVRRLQQTRTPTASVHPPAPVQPGPQRVALVLNPSKLQAGPTRALVEQACSEAGWEAPLVLETTIADPGTGQAEEALRAGADVVLAAGGDGTVRAVAQALAHRPAALGLLPLGTGNLLVRNLGLPYNDIAGCLRIALHDHERRIDMARISLRNDRTGASSEHPFLVMGGVGFDASVMTDAKQDLKDRFGWLAYSEAGVRHLPGRRRRISISLDGQPPQSRKVRSLLVANCGKLPAGVDFVPDAVIDDAYLDVVVLSPRSLLGWTWMAAKILLRHRGGIPVITYYRAREISVWSGDPIATQLDGDPSGSITSMTARVDPDALMVRVPASAPGPSVVPAVRSGVPRRS; translated from the coding sequence ATGCGCCGCAAACTGCTTGCCGGGACCGCGGCGGCCTCCGCCGCCGTCGCATCCATCCAGAGCTACTGGTCGGTCCGGCGGCTGCAGCAGACCCGCACGCCCACCGCCTCCGTGCACCCGCCGGCGCCGGTACAGCCGGGGCCGCAGCGCGTGGCACTCGTGCTCAACCCGTCGAAGCTGCAGGCCGGCCCGACGCGCGCCCTCGTGGAGCAGGCCTGCTCCGAGGCGGGGTGGGAGGCTCCCCTGGTGCTCGAGACCACCATCGCGGACCCGGGGACCGGCCAGGCCGAGGAGGCGCTCCGGGCCGGGGCCGACGTCGTCCTCGCGGCCGGCGGTGACGGGACGGTACGCGCCGTGGCGCAGGCCCTCGCCCACCGGCCGGCGGCCCTCGGCCTGCTCCCGCTCGGCACCGGGAACCTGCTCGTACGGAATCTCGGCCTGCCGTACAACGACATCGCCGGGTGCCTGCGGATCGCCCTGCACGATCATGAGCGGCGGATCGACATGGCGCGGATCAGCCTGCGCAACGACCGGACCGGGGCTTCCTCGGAGCACCCGTTCCTCGTGATGGGCGGCGTGGGCTTCGACGCGAGCGTGATGACCGATGCGAAGCAGGACCTGAAGGACAGGTTCGGGTGGCTCGCCTACAGCGAGGCCGGCGTCCGCCACCTGCCGGGCCGGCGGCGCCGGATCTCGATCAGCCTCGACGGACAGCCGCCGCAGAGCCGGAAGGTCCGCAGCCTGCTCGTGGCGAACTGCGGGAAGCTGCCGGCAGGCGTCGACTTCGTGCCGGACGCGGTGATCGACGACGCCTATCTGGACGTGGTGGTGCTCAGCCCGCGGAGCCTCCTCGGCTGGACGTGGATGGCCGCGAAGATCCTCCTGCGCCACCGCGGCGGCATCCCCGTCATCACCTACTACCGGGCACGCGAGATCTCCGTGTGGTCGGGGGATCCGATCGCCACCCAGCTCGACGGCGACCCGTCCGGATCGATCACGTCGATGACGGCCCGCGTGGATCCGGACGCACTGATGGTCCGGGTGCCGGCGTCGGCGCCCGGACCATCGGTGGTACCGGCCGTCCGGTCGGGCGTCCCGCGCCGTTCCTAG
- a CDS encoding rhodanese-like domain-containing protein: MSEPQNVPVTAVPGDARILDVREDYEWEAGHVDGALHIPLEQLPARLEELDPDEDLHVICRSGGRSRRAADWLEGNGYTAINVSGGMGAWLEAGKPMVSETGSEPTVL, encoded by the coding sequence ATGAGCGAACCCCAGAACGTACCGGTGACCGCCGTACCCGGCGACGCCAGGATCCTCGATGTGCGCGAGGACTACGAGTGGGAGGCGGGCCACGTGGACGGCGCCCTGCACATCCCGCTCGAGCAGCTGCCCGCCCGGCTCGAGGAACTGGACCCCGACGAGGACCTGCACGTCATCTGCCGCAGCGGCGGGCGCTCCCGGCGCGCGGCGGACTGGCTCGAGGGCAACGGGTACACCGCCATCAACGTCAGCGGCGGGATGGGCGCGTGGCTCGAGGCCGGCAAGCCCATGGTGTCCGAGACGGGGAGCGAGCCCACGGTCCTGTGA
- a CDS encoding peptide MFS transporter, with protein MSTTKQTTATGGKTFFGHPRMLANLFSVELWERFSFYGMQALLLYYMTYSLAEGGLAFDQITAAGLVGAYGGGVYLSTILGAWLADRVLGSERVLFYSAIIIMCGHIALALLPGVVGLAIGLVLVGVGSGGLKANASSLVGTLYAPGDDRRDAGFSIFYMGINIGALVGPLLTNLAWDTYGFHVGFGLAAIGMAAGLIQYAATRKNLPPAAHDIENPLPRAAYPRWIVVAVVAVVVIGVALATGLLNAGNLADVMAYTAIAATIAYFAVILTSSKVTAVERRRVFSFMPLFVASAAFWSLFQQQFTVVALYSESRLDRDILGWEMPPGMVQSINPIFIILFAGVFAALWTRLGSRQPSSPVKFSFGLIVMGLAFLAFIPFAGGGPNSTPLIGLAAILLLFTWAELFISPIGLSVTTKLAPEAFRTQMLALFFLSISLGTTVSGLLAGFYSEQNEVPYFAFSGITAIVLGGALLVGAPAIRKGMSGVR; from the coding sequence GTGAGTACAACCAAGCAGACCACCGCCACGGGCGGGAAAACGTTCTTCGGTCACCCGCGGATGCTGGCGAACCTCTTCAGCGTGGAACTGTGGGAGCGGTTCTCGTTCTACGGTATGCAGGCGCTGCTGCTGTACTACATGACCTACTCCCTGGCCGAGGGCGGCCTCGCGTTCGACCAGATCACGGCAGCAGGGCTCGTCGGCGCCTACGGCGGCGGCGTGTACCTCTCGACCATCCTCGGCGCCTGGCTCGCGGACCGCGTCCTCGGGTCGGAGCGCGTGCTGTTCTACTCGGCGATCATCATCATGTGCGGGCACATCGCGCTGGCCCTGCTCCCCGGAGTGGTGGGCCTCGCGATCGGCCTCGTCCTCGTGGGCGTCGGCTCCGGCGGGCTGAAGGCCAACGCGTCCTCGCTCGTCGGCACCCTGTACGCTCCCGGTGACGACCGCCGCGACGCCGGTTTCTCCATCTTCTACATGGGGATCAACATCGGCGCCCTCGTGGGTCCGCTGCTCACCAACCTCGCGTGGGACACGTACGGCTTCCACGTGGGCTTCGGCCTGGCCGCGATCGGCATGGCTGCCGGGCTCATCCAGTACGCGGCCACCCGCAAGAACCTGCCCCCCGCCGCGCACGACATCGAGAACCCCCTCCCCCGCGCCGCCTACCCGCGCTGGATCGTCGTCGCCGTCGTCGCCGTCGTCGTGATCGGGGTGGCCCTGGCCACCGGCCTGCTCAACGCCGGGAACCTGGCCGACGTCATGGCCTACACCGCGATCGCCGCGACCATCGCCTACTTCGCGGTGATCCTCACGAGCAGCAAGGTCACGGCCGTCGAACGGCGCCGCGTCTTCTCCTTCATGCCCCTGTTCGTCGCCAGCGCCGCGTTCTGGTCCCTGTTCCAGCAGCAGTTCACCGTCGTGGCGCTGTACTCCGAGAGCCGGCTGGACCGGGACATCCTCGGCTGGGAGATGCCGCCGGGCATGGTGCAGTCCATCAACCCCATCTTCATCATCCTTTTCGCCGGGGTCTTCGCGGCCCTCTGGACACGCCTCGGCAGCCGCCAGCCGTCATCGCCCGTGAAGTTCTCCTTCGGGCTGATCGTCATGGGTCTGGCGTTCCTCGCGTTCATCCCCTTCGCCGGCGGCGGACCCAACAGCACGCCGCTGATCGGCCTGGCCGCGATCCTGCTGCTGTTCACCTGGGCCGAGCTGTTCATCTCGCCGATCGGCCTGTCCGTGACCACCAAGCTGGCACCGGAGGCCTTCCGCACCCAGATGCTGGCCCTGTTCTTCCTGTCCATCTCACTCGGTACCACGGTGTCGGGGCTCCTTGCGGGCTTCTACTCCGAGCAGAACGAGGTGCCGTACTTCGCGTTCAGTGGCATCACCGCGATCGTCCTCGGCGGCGCGCTCCTCGTGGGGGCCCCGGCCATCCGGAAGGGCATGAGCGGCGTCCGGTAG
- a CDS encoding DNA topoisomerase IB has protein sequence MARLRRSNTRRPGITRRRHGKGFSYRAPNGDLLQDRDELARIRDLVIPPAWKDVWIAPYPNGHVQAIGTDDAGRRQYMYHPAWREQKDREKFDRALDFGAKLPSARRVITQHLRSDGLSRERAFAAALRIVDSGALRIGSAQYAEANGSFGVTTLLVEHCSIDGHTIAFDFPGKSGQHWDTVLEDEDLADALRPMMEREDADTVLAYQSDDGKWHHVDGSQLNEFLRQVTGGPFTAKDFRTWQATVVAAMALAKEDMKATSRTARQKAVTATMKAVADHLGNTPTVARSSYVDPRLVDRFMSGEVIPITTYSASEKAVQELLRD, from the coding sequence ATGGCTCGACTGCGCCGCAGCAACACGCGTCGGCCCGGCATCACCCGACGCCGCCACGGCAAGGGCTTCAGCTACCGTGCACCGAACGGTGACCTGCTGCAGGACCGCGACGAGCTCGCGCGCATCAGGGACCTCGTGATCCCGCCGGCCTGGAAGGACGTGTGGATCGCCCCGTACCCCAACGGGCACGTCCAGGCCATCGGCACGGACGACGCCGGACGGCGCCAGTACATGTACCACCCGGCCTGGCGTGAGCAGAAGGACCGCGAGAAGTTCGACCGTGCACTGGATTTCGGCGCCAAGCTCCCGAGTGCACGCCGCGTCATCACGCAGCACCTGCGCAGCGACGGACTCTCCCGGGAGCGGGCGTTCGCCGCGGCCCTGCGGATCGTCGACTCCGGCGCCCTCAGGATCGGGTCCGCGCAGTACGCGGAGGCCAACGGGTCCTTCGGCGTGACCACCCTCCTCGTGGAGCACTGCAGTATCGATGGGCACACGATCGCCTTCGACTTCCCCGGCAAGAGCGGGCAGCACTGGGACACCGTCCTCGAGGACGAGGACCTCGCCGACGCGCTGCGCCCCATGATGGAGCGTGAGGACGCCGACACCGTGCTCGCGTACCAGAGCGACGACGGCAAGTGGCACCATGTGGACGGGTCGCAGCTCAACGAGTTCCTCCGCCAGGTCACCGGCGGCCCGTTCACGGCCAAGGACTTCAGGACGTGGCAGGCGACCGTCGTGGCTGCGATGGCCCTCGCCAAGGAGGACATGAAGGCCACGAGCCGCACGGCGCGCCAGAAGGCCGTCACCGCCACCATGAAGGCCGTCGCCGACCACCTCGGCAACACCCCCACCGTGGCCCGCAGCTCGTACGTGGACCCCCGGCTCGTGGACCGTTTCATGAGCGGCGAGGTCATCCCGATCACCACCTATTCGGCCTCGGAGAAGGCCGTGCAGGAACTCCTGCGCGACTGA
- a CDS encoding amidase: MSELHDLSALTLRDALARGAVSAREATEHFLRRIDALDPDLGAFVTVTHDDALRAADHADGLRSSGAALGPLHGVPLAHKDLTDVAGVRTTLGTAALEHAVAEKDAPLAAVLRRAGAISLGKTQVPEFGLSCYSENLVAPPARNPLDPRLSPAGSSGGSAAAVASGMIPFAPGTDGGGSIRIPAAATGLVGLKPNRGRVPSGSGQADLGQFVVAGPLARSAVDAGLLLDALVREPNYRPTSAASRYPGSFMEAALRAEGRFRIGVSTASPFSAAMDITLDAAATDAFHAGIQLLQRAGHDVVEADLTYDHRYHDAFQLVWTAGLAAAPIPDDREDRLTDITRVLRRRALGRSATDLVGAVEVLRRFEQDSIEQYSRYDMVLTPAVAMTPRPIGWSTDADGDTDYRRQCQYSPYTSMVNVCGLPAVTVPTLRLPDGLSMSVQLIGRPGEEAQLLAVTAQIEAVRQGAVGFTPPVPGGTME, from the coding sequence ATGAGCGAACTGCACGACCTCTCCGCCCTCACCCTCCGGGACGCCCTCGCACGGGGGGCGGTCAGCGCCCGCGAGGCCACGGAGCACTTCCTCCGTCGGATCGACGCCCTCGACCCGGACCTCGGAGCCTTCGTCACCGTCACCCACGACGACGCCCTCCGGGCCGCCGACCACGCGGACGGCCTGCGCAGCTCCGGCGCTGCGCTCGGGCCGCTGCACGGCGTACCCCTGGCTCACAAGGACCTCACCGATGTGGCCGGCGTGCGGACGACGCTCGGCACCGCAGCGCTCGAGCACGCCGTCGCCGAGAAGGACGCACCCCTGGCAGCGGTGCTCCGACGCGCCGGAGCCATCAGCCTCGGCAAGACGCAGGTCCCCGAGTTCGGGCTGAGCTGCTACAGCGAGAACCTCGTGGCACCACCGGCCCGCAACCCGCTGGACCCCCGCCTCAGCCCGGCCGGGTCCTCCGGCGGCAGCGCGGCGGCGGTTGCCTCGGGCATGATCCCCTTCGCGCCCGGCACCGACGGCGGCGGGTCCATCCGCATCCCCGCGGCCGCGACCGGGCTGGTGGGCCTCAAACCGAACCGCGGCCGCGTGCCCTCGGGCTCGGGGCAGGCCGATCTCGGGCAGTTCGTCGTCGCCGGGCCCCTGGCCCGCTCCGCCGTGGACGCGGGACTGCTCCTCGACGCCCTGGTGCGGGAGCCGAACTACCGGCCCACGAGCGCCGCGTCCCGCTACCCGGGGTCCTTCATGGAGGCCGCGCTGCGTGCCGAGGGCCGCTTCCGGATCGGCGTGAGCACCGCCTCGCCCTTCTCCGCCGCGATGGACATCACCCTGGACGCCGCCGCGACGGACGCGTTCCATGCCGGGATCCAGCTGCTGCAGCGGGCCGGGCACGACGTCGTCGAGGCGGACCTGACCTACGACCACCGCTACCACGACGCCTTCCAGCTCGTCTGGACCGCCGGACTGGCCGCGGCGCCCATCCCGGACGACCGCGAGGACCGGCTGACGGACATCACACGCGTGCTGCGCCGTCGTGCCCTGGGCCGGTCCGCGACCGACCTGGTCGGCGCCGTCGAGGTGCTGCGCCGGTTCGAGCAGGACAGCATCGAGCAGTATTCCCGCTACGACATGGTCCTCACCCCGGCGGTGGCCATGACGCCCCGCCCCATCGGCTGGTCCACCGACGCCGACGGCGACACCGACTACCGCCGGCAGTGCCAGTACTCGCCCTACACGTCGATGGTCAACGTGTGCGGGCTGCCGGCCGTGACCGTCCCCACGCTGCGCCTGCCCGACGGCCTCTCGATGAGCGTGCAGCTCATCGGACGCCCCGGGGAGGAGGCCCAGCTCCTCGCCGTGACGGCACAGATCGAGGCAGTCCGTCAGGGTGCTGTCGGATTTACACCCCCTGTGCCCGGTGGCACCATGGAGTGA
- a CDS encoding long-chain-fatty-acid--CoA ligase — MPNLANNLVATATRSPSAVAIKLDDFEVTFGALEVLSRKVATLLAEHGVQRGDRVALIMPNIPQMAFVYYGVLRAGAVVVPLNPLLKGREVAYHLTDSGARLVFAWEGVLAEAQAGAEESGATTGSDVVVISVDSTAFMQRVSSAEPTPGVVELDGEDTAVVLYTSGTTGRPKGATLSHANLSRNTEISRDLMGTAEGEVLFGGLPFFHIFGQTCALNAAVLTGATVTLLPRFEPGKALEIIARDRVTIFEGVPTMYIAMLRHGSVTDTDLSSVRVAVSGGSALPVEVLHEFERVFGADLLEGYGLSETSPIVSFNRVGHLRKPGSIGTPVDGVEVRMLDPEGAEVPQGEVGELAVRGHCVMKGYWQNEDATSAAIPDGWFRTGDLARIDEDGLIFIVDRKKDVILRGGYNVYPREVEEVLYEHPAVAEAAVIGVPDDLHGEEIVAVIGLKAEHAPADDAAREALGAEIVDFARNRVAAYKYPRRVVLVDALPKGPTGKILKREIKV; from the coding sequence GTGCCGAACCTCGCCAACAATCTCGTGGCCACCGCGACGAGGAGTCCCTCGGCGGTCGCCATCAAGCTCGACGACTTCGAGGTCACCTTCGGTGCCCTGGAGGTGCTCAGCCGGAAGGTCGCGACGCTCCTCGCCGAGCACGGCGTGCAGCGGGGCGACCGGGTGGCCCTGATCATGCCGAACATCCCCCAGATGGCCTTCGTCTACTACGGCGTCCTGCGGGCCGGCGCCGTCGTGGTGCCCCTGAACCCGCTGCTCAAGGGACGCGAGGTCGCCTACCACCTCACCGACTCCGGTGCCCGGCTCGTCTTCGCCTGGGAGGGTGTCCTCGCCGAGGCGCAGGCCGGGGCCGAGGAGTCCGGCGCCACGACCGGCAGCGACGTGGTGGTCATCTCTGTGGACAGCACCGCGTTCATGCAGCGCGTCTCCTCGGCCGAACCGACGCCCGGGGTCGTGGAGCTCGACGGCGAGGACACCGCCGTCGTCCTGTACACCTCCGGCACCACCGGCCGGCCCAAGGGCGCGACGCTCTCCCATGCGAACCTGTCCCGCAACACGGAGATCTCCCGGGACCTGATGGGCACCGCGGAGGGTGAGGTGCTCTTCGGCGGCCTGCCGTTCTTCCACATCTTCGGGCAGACCTGCGCGCTCAACGCGGCCGTCCTCACCGGTGCCACCGTGACCCTGCTGCCGCGCTTCGAGCCCGGCAAGGCACTGGAGATCATCGCCCGCGACCGGGTCACGATCTTCGAGGGCGTGCCCACCATGTACATCGCGATGCTCCGCCACGGATCCGTCACGGATACGGATCTGTCCTCCGTGCGCGTGGCCGTCTCCGGCGGTTCGGCCCTGCCGGTGGAGGTGCTGCACGAGTTCGAGCGGGTCTTCGGCGCGGACCTCCTGGAGGGCTACGGGCTGTCGGAGACCTCCCCGATCGTGAGTTTCAACCGGGTGGGGCACCTGCGCAAGCCCGGCTCGATCGGCACCCCGGTGGACGGCGTGGAGGTGCGGATGCTGGACCCGGAGGGCGCCGAGGTGCCGCAGGGAGAGGTGGGCGAGCTCGCCGTCCGCGGGCACTGCGTCATGAAGGGCTACTGGCAGAACGAGGACGCGACGAGCGCCGCGATCCCGGACGGCTGGTTCCGCACGGGAGACCTCGCGAGGATCGACGAGGACGGCCTGATCTTCATCGTGGACCGCAAGAAGGACGTGATCCTCCGCGGCGGCTACAACGTCTACCCACGCGAGGTCGAAGAGGTGCTGTACGAGCACCCCGCGGTCGCGGAGGCGGCCGTGATCGGCGTGCCGGACGACCTGCACGGCGAGGAGATCGTGGCGGTCATCGGCCTCAAGGCCGAGCATGCACCGGCCGACGACGCCGCCCGCGAGGCCCTCGGCGCCGAGATCGTCGACTTCGCCAGGAACCGCGTGGCCGCCTACAAGTACCCGCGCCGCGTGGTGCTCGTCGACGCCCTGCCCAAGGGCCCCACCGGCAAGATCCTCAAGCGCGAGATCAAGGTCTAG